TACTTTGACAACGGCAAAAATCTGATCAGGATTTCTTACCAAAACGAAAAAGAGTGCGGTAGCTATTCACTGCTCTTTTCCAAGATATTTGAGAACGTTCTCGGTCGCGACTGGGATAATTTTAGCCCATAATTTCAGATGCGTCAATAGATTTTTTTCAAAAGTTAAGAGTACTAAGAGTGATTTCTACTTGAAGAAAGTGTTGGAAAACAATAGTTTTTTAGCACATTTAGTTCTTAATTAACATAAGATAAATTATATTGAAAAATATTCGTAAGACTTAGACCCCATAAAGAGGTCTATTGTAAAATATATACTGCCGGATATGTTTGTCCATTTGTGGTAATTGTACCCGTCCCATCAGTGTTGAGAGTTATAACAATAGTTTTTCCTGCAATATTAATAGTTATAGAATGATCCAATCCAACACTCCACGTTCCACTTCCAGCAACACCGGATAAAAATGCCACAACTAAAGTTCCGTTTGAATTAAAGTGGATACGAGCCGGATCAATACCAGGGGATGCAATACTGAGCGTTTTAGAATATAAGCCGCTTGCTGTTCCATTCCAAGTAGCCTGTACGATAGGTGCTTGAGTAAAGGTAACTGTATAGACCGTATTATCGGGAGCAGTTATTGTAGCGCTTGTTGACGATGTTAATTGAGCTATGGTCGTTTTATGGCTGATATTATTTGTAAAATAAACAGTTTTTCCATCTTTTGACACCCATGTTCCTGCTCCAGTTACTCCGTTTGGAGTTCCATTGGTATCTAAATATTCTGCATAATAGACCCCATTGTCATAGAAAGTTATACGACTGGCATCTGTACCGTTAAGTACTTTTCCGGTAATAACCGTATTGCTAAGTCCTAATGCTAAATAATTATTCATATTTACAACGGCTTTAGCCGTATCGATAACCGTTGAAATTCCTAATACGGATTTATTGCCATCAAGCATATCATAAAACGTTGTCGCATCGCTCCTAACATTCATGCCTGATGATAATCTATTTTTCATGGCAGAAGTGATATGAATTTTGCCTGTCATATTGTGGTCATCTAAAGATTGTAAAAGAGAGGCTATGTTCCCAATAACAGTGCTATTGCCATCTGCAAGATCTGAAGGGGTTACATTAGCATCAACCATTTTGACACTTCCGAGTGTTATTGACCCTAAACCAAATTGACATGTGTCATTTGCCTTATAAGAAAAAGATCCATTTTCATCAGTGATACCATTGGTACTTGTACAGTTATAATCTAATCCGACAACCGGTGAATCTACAAAAGTCCCTGTTAATGTCGTCGCAGGTGCTGCCGATGAGGAAGAACCACCACCACAGCCTGTTACGACTAAAGCAACTGCAACACTTGCAGCCAATGTAAGCGCTTTATTCACGTTTATTCCTTTTTTATTTAAGTTTTCGAACAAAGACATTTTTGTCTTCCTTTTTAATCAAATTTATCGATAACATTAACTTATTTTTTTCATGAATCCAAAAACATCCTTTCTATGTCCTTAATGGTTTCAACAGTTAAATCCCCCGTTAAATCCAATAGTCCAAGCTGATTGATCAGTAGGTTAAAGACAGCCGCATCACGATCGGCACGAATAGACTCATATTTGGCTTTGGCTTCTAGAACATCAACGGCACTTTTAACCCCTTCTTTTTCGCTTTTTTCAACTGCTTCGACATACAATTTCAATGAATATTCTGAATCTTGTAAAACTTGTATTGATTCAATTAGAGATTCATACTCTACCCAGAGGTCTTCTAATCGATCTGAAGCAATTTTTTTTGAATATTCAACATTGGCATCAGCCGCATTCAGTAAAAGTGTTGCTTCTTGGACTCGCGAACTGGTATACCCTCCCTGATACAGAGGAATCGATACCTGCACCAAAGCCTTATTGTCATACTGGTGTGCAATAGGATCATTCGTATGGTTTTCACTTCGGTTCAAATTCAAATCGACTTTTGGATAGTGATCATAAAATCGAATATCCACTTCATCTTTTGCTGCTTTCTTGGAAAACTCAGCAATTTTATAATCAGGGTTATTGGCAAGTTTAGTCATCCAAGCATCTTTAAGAGCACGAAGCTGTTTAAGATCATAATCTGGGTGGCTGTTTGAAAGCTGATCAATTGGATAACCGATCATATGTCCAAGTTGAACTTTTGATGATTGAAGCTCTCGTTTAGCGGATGTCCAATCCGAAACTGCTCTGTCTAAACTGATTTTAGCATCTAAATAATCCAGCTTATTTGCTAAACCAAGATCCAGCATATTTTTAACTTTTTGATATTTTGCAGTTAAAAAACTTTTTTGCATATCACTTTTAGTGACATTGTTTTCTGATTCAAGAACTTTGACATACCCTCTTGCGACTTCAAGCCCAAGATGCTGAGATTGCTTTTTTAAATCTTCGTTTGCTCCTTCAAAGCGTGAACGGCTTTGATCTATGGTACGCAAATATTCAGGGTGGTATATTGCCTGCATTAACGATAATGAGTAAGTTTTATAGATTTCAGACACCTGTTGATGATTGTAGTAGGCTTCATAGCCATATTTACCTCCTGACATAGATAATTGCGCTTGAGGATACAATTTCGATTCGGCTTGATGAATTACCTCTCCAACTGATGCAGTTTTGTACGTAGAAACTTGATAACCAGGTTCATGATGCAAAGCTAAATCAAAAGCTTCCCCCAGGCGAAGCGATGAATCCGCAGCTAATACTATTCCTGTGTAGGCAAGCATTAACAAGATGCGTTTCATCGCTCACGACCCGATTCTTGCCATGCTTTTTGCACAGGAGAAAGAAGATATTCCATAACCGTACGTTTTCCTAAATGAATTTCAGCCATAACCTGCATCCCGGGTGTCAATGCGAGCTGCTTATCCTCTACCGTTAACGTCTGTGTATGAAGACGCACCAGTGCTTTATAGTTAAGGATATTGGACTGAGTCGACGAATTATCTTTTTCGGAGGTGTTTTGCTGGGTTGGCTGCGTTTGCTGCTGCATCGCATCGGCACCTACGTATATCACTTCACCGTCAATCATCCCGTATTTTTGAAACGGGTACGCGGTCAATTTCAGTTTGACCTTTTGTCCCGCATGAACAAACCCTACATCTTCATTTTTAATCATCACTTCAGCCTGCAGCGGATCATCATGGGGAACCAAAGACATCAGTACCGTTCCGGGCGACACTACCGTACCTCGTGTATGCGTTGCAAGATCTTTGATCGTACCGCTTTGAGGTGCACGAAGTTCCAACAAAGATGTTTTATGCACGTTTTTGCCCCACTCCTGCGTCAAACGTTTGTATTGAGACTGTGCATCCAACCGTTCGTTTTCCAGCTGGCTTTGGTCATTGGATGTAATCTGCATCAATTTCTTTTCCGAAGCTGTAATCGCAGCTTTCAATCCTGCTACAGTAGCAACTTGAGCTTTTAAATCTTGAGCTTTTTCGATCATTTCGCGCTCTTTATCCTTTGCTTCCATTACGCTCGCAAATCCGTCTTTGGCTAAGCTTGCATAGGCCGAAGCATTTTTTTGATAGGTCGGAAGCGTCTGTTCAAGTTTATTCAGCACCTCTTGCGCTGAACGGTAATCTTCCTGTGCCTTTTTAAGGGTCTGCTCTTCTTGGGCATAAGCATCATGATAGGCACTTCGATGAGCATTATATTGCTGCTGTGCCTGCATAAATAAATCGGATGGGTCATTGCTCATTTGAGTTAATACCCCTTTCCCAAGTTCCGCATCGATTCGGCGAAGCTGGAGAGATCGCATCTTCATCTCCCCTTCAACACTGTTAGAATCAGAAAGGGTACTGTTAGCA
This genomic stretch from Sulfuricurvum sp. harbors:
- a CDS encoding TolC family protein, producing the protein MKRILLMLAYTGIVLAADSSLRLGEAFDLALHHEPGYQVSTYKTASVGEVIHQAESKLYPQAQLSMSGGKYGYEAYYNHQQVSEIYKTYSLSLMQAIYHPEYLRTIDQSRSRFEGANEDLKKQSQHLGLEVARGYVKVLESENNVTKSDMQKSFLTAKYQKVKNMLDLGLANKLDYLDAKISLDRAVSDWTSAKRELQSSKVQLGHMIGYPIDQLSNSHPDYDLKQLRALKDAWMTKLANNPDYKIAEFSKKAAKDEVDIRFYDHYPKVDLNLNRSENHTNDPIAHQYDNKALVQVSIPLYQGGYTSSRVQEATLLLNAADANVEYSKKIASDRLEDLWVEYESLIESIQVLQDSEYSLKLYVEAVEKSEKEGVKSAVDVLEAKAKYESIRADRDAAVFNLLINQLGLLDLTGDLTVETIKDIERMFLDS
- a CDS encoding HlyD family type I secretion periplasmic adaptor subunit, with protein sequence MVESRREPVSREALEFSSGLLSIQEAPPGKLPKTVMYLVLILFALLLGWAIFGKLDIVASAEGRLIPQSYVKIVQPSEAGIVQDIFIHEGDSVTAGQLLMKMDANSTLSDSNSVEGEMKMRSLQLRRIDAELGKGVLTQMSNDPSDLFMQAQQQYNAHRSAYHDAYAQEEQTLKKAQEDYRSAQEVLNKLEQTLPTYQKNASAYASLAKDGFASVMEAKDKEREMIEKAQDLKAQVATVAGLKAAITASEKKLMQITSNDQSQLENERLDAQSQYKRLTQEWGKNVHKTSLLELRAPQSGTIKDLATHTRGTVVSPGTVLMSLVPHDDPLQAEVMIKNEDVGFVHAGQKVKLKLTAYPFQKYGMIDGEVIYVGADAMQQQTQPTQQNTSEKDNSSTQSNILNYKALVRLHTQTLTVEDKQLALTPGMQVMAEIHLGKRTVMEYLLSPVQKAWQESGRER